The window ATCTACTCTTTCACGATAATGATGAATTTCTTCTTGTGCCTCCAAGATTTTTTCTTTTTTTGCATCAGCTGCTGCTTTCTTCATAGCTTCTTTTTGTGAAGCAAGATCAGCTTTTACAGCTTTAGCTTTACTTTCTGCATCTGCCAAGATGTGTTTTGCATCATGAGCTGCGTTTTGTGCCTGAGTTTCCCATTTATTCTTACGGATACTATATCCAGCACAACCTCCAACTAAGACAGAAACAATAGCGACAGCAACAGGAACTAAAATTGTATTTATCATATCTTTTACTATCGCCTTTTTTATAGAATTATTTCACACATTATTAATAATAAAAGTATCGTGAAGTGATGTCAATCATACAAAAAACCTTGGCAGTTAAAAGCCAAGGTTTAATTGTATTTGTTTACTATTTTTTTTCGCTTTTTTCATCGGCAGCATCTTTATTTGCTGCTTCCTTTTCCTGCTTAATCTTTTCAGGATTTTCACGATCTTCAATTGCTTTAGCATCAATACCATATGCTTCGCGAACTTTTGCTTTTACTTCATCGTAAACATCTGGATGTTCTTCTAGATACTGCTTAGCATTTTCACGACCTTGTCCAATACGATCATCACCATATGAATACCATGAACCAGCCTTTTTAATGATATCTTTGTCGGCAGCCATATCAATTAACTCACCAGTTTGAGAAATTCCCTTACCATACATAATATCAACTTCTGCAACTTTAAATGGTGGAGCAACCTTGTTCTTGACAACCTTTAACTTAACACGGTTACCAATTACATCTGAACCTTGCTTAATTTGTTCTGCACGACGAACTTCTAATCGAATAGTAGAATAGAATTTTAAAGCACGACCACCAGGAGTAGTTTCTGGATTTCCAAACATAACCCCAACTTTTTCACGAATCTGGTTGATGAAAACGGCAATAGTTTTAGTCTTAGAAATATTCCCAGACAACTTACGTAAGGCCTGGCTCATTAATCTTGCCTGCAAACCAACATGAGAATCTCCCATATCTCCATCAATTTCAGCTCTAGGTACTAAAGCGGCAACTGAATCCACAACTAAAATATCAATTGCACCACTAGCAATTAAAGTATCTGCAATTTGTAATCCTTCTTCACCAGTATTTGGTTGAGATAAGATTAGTGAGTCAATATCTACACCCAGAGCTTCGGCATAGGCAGGATCCATTGCATTTTCAGCATCAATATAAGCAGCCGTTCCTCCACGTTTTTGAACTTCTGCAACTGCATGAAGGGCTACAGTCGTCTTACCAGAACTTTCTGGTCCATATACTTCGATAATTCGTCCGCGTGGATATCCACCAACTCCAAGAGCAGCATCTAAAGCTAGTGAACCGGAAGGAATAGTGGAAATTTGAGTGTCTACCTTTTCACCCATGCGCATAACTGCGCCTTTTCCAAAGTCTTTTTCAATCTTCTTTAAGGCAATATCTAAGGCCTTCTTTTTATCATCTTTAGCCAAATCTCTTCCTCCTTATTCATTTATTAATAATTATACTTGGTTTGGCTACCTAAAAGCAAGAGAAATACGAACTAGCGTTCAATATCGTATTTCTCTACTTTTTATTACGTAATTTTTCTTTATTTTTTTCAAAAAAAAGAAGCATTTCTGCTTCTTTTAGTCTTAAATTTCGCCTTTAAATACGTCACCACTCTGCTTAAAGTAATCATAACCAGAGTAAATAGTAAAGATTAAGCAAATGTACAATAAAATAGTACCAATATAGTAAACATCGCCAAGTAATAAGAAAATAATCGATAACATTTGAGTTGTTGTCTTAATCTTACCCGGCATCTTTGCTGCCAAAACTTGTCCCTTATTTTCAGCTAAGATTAATCTTAAACCAGTAACTGCAAGTTCGCGGCAAACAATAATTGCTACTACCCATGCTGGTGCTAAGTTTAATGAAATCAAAAATACAAAGGCTGTCATAGTTAACATTTTATCCGCTAATGGATCAGCAAATTTTCCAAAGTTAGTAACTAAATTTCTTGAACGAGCGATATGTCCGTCTAAAAAGTCAGTTATTGAAGCTACTGCAAAAATTACTGCAGCCAATACATGAGACCAATAAATATGCGCACCTAAAAAAGTTGCACCACCAGCTGGCCAGTTAAAAATTAAAACTAGCATAAAAACTGGAATCATAAAAATTCTGAACATAGTTAATTTATTTGGTAAATTCATTAACGGTTAC of the Lactobacillus isalae genome contains:
- the recA gene encoding recombinase RecA produces the protein MAKDDKKKALDIALKKIEKDFGKGAVMRMGEKVDTQISTIPSGSLALDAALGVGGYPRGRIIEVYGPESSGKTTVALHAVAEVQKRGGTAAYIDAENAMDPAYAEALGVDIDSLILSQPNTGEEGLQIADTLIASGAIDILVVDSVAALVPRAEIDGDMGDSHVGLQARLMSQALRKLSGNISKTKTIAVFINQIREKVGVMFGNPETTPGGRALKFYSTIRLEVRRAEQIKQGSDVIGNRVKLKVVKNKVAPPFKVAEVDIMYGKGISQTGELIDMAADKDIIKKAGSWYSYGDDRIGQGRENAKQYLEEHPDVYDEVKAKVREAYGIDAKAIEDRENPEKIKQEKEAANKDAADEKSEKK
- the pgsA gene encoding CDP-diacylglycerol--glycerol-3-phosphate 3-phosphatidyltransferase; this translates as MNLPNKLTMFRIFMIPVFMLVLIFNWPAGGATFLGAHIYWSHVLAAVIFAVASITDFLDGHIARSRNLVTNFGKFADPLADKMLTMTAFVFLISLNLAPAWVVAIIVCRELAVTGLRLILAENKGQVLAAKMPGKIKTTTQMLSIIFLLLGDVYYIGTILLYICLIFTIYSGYDYFKQSGDVFKGEI